The Huiozyma naganishii CBS 8797 chromosome 1, complete genome genome window below encodes:
- the SWI5 gene encoding DNA-binding transcription factor SWI5 (similar to Saccharomyces cerevisiae SWI5 (YDR146C) and ACE2 (YLR131C); ancestral locus Anc_8.326), giving the protein MDTRTRNNTWVMNPSDHLDKFDYNLKSEENLMDSHNNNIDVDNIDPFLDLDTELNNFYMPLDAEGSENGSPADDLDNFDSLTALPANEAINWDDFDFDVSPTADAMQGQNLDNLGVTELDNTNLMVDGSMTTLETPLLQKQKELNEALLRQREVNSKLERELKQTRLQQMKLQNKLREQENLASKRFALGDITSSSRLNRTPSGKENIFAQAKSANSSPSKKQHTSKLSFVSPSSNTTVYGSPKRRTYRAKAMILNKDLENNRSAAKDQKIKIDFETSLAPTVFNNNENASLYSSPTQSRRPSIASSPVQPDSSNVSPVVHADTRRNSTKRNSITFIPLINNFNKRSPSGRKSYTLNNQDSPIRIKRHVSKGNTRDLQLPPPLANENIKGTSAFRDLTKAPQLAPPNEFSSVIIEDSPVLSPDQPGNTELEWDRESKGSSQEPESVFVMSQTSSPVLKSQGHFDGESPTFGYHSRDIDTLLPISPLKITRKRTTLPRGSIDRYVKELPDKSFECLYPECKKLFKRRYNIRSHIQTHLEDRPYTCDFPGCTKAFVRNHDLVRHKKSHSEKAYGCPCGKMFNREDAMIVHRSRMICVGGKKYENVVIKRSPRKRGRPRRESLTSDEFDDENHSVDENNRGATDITLF; this is encoded by the coding sequence ATGGATACCCGAACTAGAAATAACACCTGGGTCATGAATCCAAGTGATCACCTTGACAAATTTGATtacaatttgaaaagtgAAGAAAACTTGATGGACAgccacaacaacaatatAGACGTGGACAATATCGATCCCTTCTTGGATTTAGATACGGAACTAAACAACTTTTACATGCCATTGGACGCCGAAGGCTCCGAAAATGGCTCCCCCGCTGATGATTTGGACAATTTCGATTCGTTGACTGCACTGCCAGCGAACGAGGCGATAAATTGGGATGACTTCGACTTTGACGTTTCTCCTACCGCTGATGCAATGCAGGGCCAAAATCTGGACAACTTAGGTGTAACTGAACTCGATAATACCAACTTAATGGTTGACGGGTCGATGACAACGTTGGAAACTCCTTTGCTACAAAAGCAGAAGGAGTTGAATGAGGCCTTACTGAGACAGCGAGAGGTGAATTCGAAGCTGGAACGAGAACTGAAGCAGACTCGTCTACAGCAGATgaaacttcaaaacaagTTGAGAGAGCAGGAAAACCTTGCCAGCAAACGGTTCGCCTTAGGAGATATCACGTCTTCGTCGCGGCTAAACCGAACACCTTCTGGGAAGGAGAATATTTTCGCTCAGGCGAAAAGTGCAAACTCGTCCCCAAGCAAGAAACAGCACACCTCCAAGTTGTCCTTCGTCTCTCCATCGTCGAATACAACGGTGTATGGCTCGCCAAAGAGAAGGACTTACCGAGCGAAAGCAATGATACTGAAtaaagatttggaaaacaaCAGGAGCGCCGCTAAggatcaaaaaattaaaattGATTTCGAGACCTCATTGGCGCCTACAGTTTTCAATAATAACGAGAATGCAAGCCTGTACTCGTCACCAACTCAAAGCAGAAGACCCTCGATTGCGTCTTCCCCTGTGCAACCAGACTCTAGTAATGTTTCGCCCGTCGTGCATGCGGATACAAGACGCAACAGTACCAAGAGAAATTCCATCACTTTCATCCCACTAAtaaacaacttcaacaagagaTCGCCTTCAGGAAGAAAGAGCTACACATTAAATAATCAAGACAGCCCTATCAGGATAAAAAGGCACGTAAGTAAGGGCAATACGAGAGACCTCCAACTGCCCCCACCTTTGGCGAATGAGAATATCAAGGGGACCAGTGCGTTCAGAGATTTGACAAAGGCCCCACAGTTGGCACCCCCCAACGAGTTTTCTAGTGTCATTATTGAGGACTCGCCAGTGTTGAGTCCAGACCAACCGGGAAATACCGAGCTGGAATGGGACCGGGAAAGCAAAGGAAGTTCCCAGGAACCTGAAAGTGTTTTCGTCATGTCGCAGACTTCTTCTCCTGTTTTGAAGTCGCAGGGCCATTTCGACGGAGAATCGCCAACCTTTGGTTATCACAGCAGAGATATCGACACTCTACTGCCGATCAGTCCCTTGAAGATTACTAGGAAACGAACCACTCTTCCTAGGGGGTCCATTGACCGCTACGTGAAGGAGCTACCAGACAAATCATTCGAATGCCTGTACCCAGAGTGCAAAAAgctgttcaaaagaaggtaCAACATACGATCTCATATACAAACGCACCTCGAGGACCGGCCGTACACTTGTGACTTCCCCGGCTGCACGAAAGCCTTTGTCAGAAATCACGACCTCGTAAGGCATAAAAAATCTCACTCCGAAAAAGCGTACGGTTGCCCTTGCGGAAAGATGTTCAACAGAGAAGATGCCATGATTGTTCACCGCAGCAGGATGATCTGTGTTGGTGGCAAGAAATACGAAAACGTGGTGATCAAGCGGTCACCGCGAAAGCGCGGCAGACCGAGAAGGGAGTCATTGACAAGCGATgagtttgatgatgaaaacCACTCAGTGGATGAAAACAACCGGGGCGCGACAGATATCACTCTGTTCTGA
- the MRPS8 gene encoding mitochondrial 37S ribosomal protein uS8m MRPS8 (similar to Saccharomyces cerevisiae MRPS8 (YMR158W); ancestral locus Anc_2.357) produces MSLVTLAHTCAHLQNCTRVRLSLTSIPYTKLQLQFAYNLYKQGFLSSLQKGSTKGPDKEYVEVTPDNIATRRLWIGLKYRDNRPVLSKCQLISKPSVRIHLNSEEMKKLYLGTTIRNVKPLQPGELILVRNAGDVMEIGEAVQKKLPGEVLCRIN; encoded by the coding sequence ATGTCCTTGGTCACATTGGCACACACTTGTGCGCATCTACAAAATTGCACTCGTGTAAGGTTGTCGTTGACTTCAATCCCATACACTAAATTACAATTACAGTTCGCATACAACTTATACAAGCAAGGGTTCTTGTCGTCTCTGCAAAAGGGGTCGACAAAGGGTCCGGATAAGGAATATGTTGAAGTTACACCGGACAATATTGCCACGAGACGGCTCTGGATTGGACTGAAGTATAGGGATAATAGGCCTGTTCTGAGCAAATGTCAACTGATATCCAAGCCGAGTGTGAGGATACACTTGAATAGTGAGGAGATGAAAAAACTGTACTTGGGGACGACGATAAGGAACGTTAAACCTTTGCAACCTGGAGAACTAATTCTGGTGAGAAACGCTGGAGACGTGATGGAGATTGGGGAAGCCGTGCAGAAAAAACTTCCAGGTGAAGTATTATGTAGAATAAATTAA
- the TPP1 gene encoding polynucleotide 3'-phosphatase (similar to Saccharomyces cerevisiae TPP1 (YMR156C); ancestral locus Anc_2.360) produces the protein MSHSVSVLPYLVKFAPKTPHQFDGYINVHSFDLDHTLIRPKRPKATFGNAPHDWKFMEYDTGPAINKLVEILKADTHACFVIFTNQGGVLADPSTSKSFLNFEKKILLILKAVEAVDSGEEFLNRLWIYSSTKKPAALSKKIPTLNSKPGKVNKHSTSGKSNLKPLAALILLSEKFDEMRKPATGLFVECNRDLKEILSPTDGPVNWKYYCGDAAGRSTDFSDSDKIFALNTGVSFKVPEDIFNKK, from the coding sequence ATGTCTCATTCGGTGAGTGTTCTACCGTACTTGGTCAAATTTGCGCCAAAAACTCCTCATCAATTTGATGGATATATCAACGTGCACTCTTTTGATCTGGATCACACGTTGATCAGACCTAAGAGACCCAAAGCGACCTTTGGAAACGCGCCACACGATTGGAAGTTCATGGAATATGATACCGGACCAGCGATAAATAAACTGGTTGAGATATTAAAGGCTGACACACATGCATGCTTTGTGATATTCACAAATCAAGGTGGTGTATTGGCGGATCCATCAACCTCTAAGAGTTTCCTgaactttgaaaagaagatcTTGCTTATTCTGAAAGCAGTCGAGGCAGTTGACTCTGGGGAAGAATTTCTTAACAGACTGTGGATATATTCTTCTACGAAAAAACCCGCTGCATTATCTAAAAAGATACCAACTCTGAATTCGAAGCCCGGTAAGGTAAATAAACACAGTACTTCTGGAAAATCCAATTTGAAACCCCTAGCTGCATTGATTTTACTCTCTGAAAAGTTTGACGAGATGAGGAAACCAGCAACTGGTTTATTTGTTGAATGTAATAGAGATCTTAAAGAGATACTTAGCCCAACAGATGGCCCAGTGAACTGGAAATACTACTGTGGGGATGCTGCGGGGAGATCTACAGATTTCAGTGATTCTGACAAAATCTTCGCATTAAATACTGGAGTTTCATTCAAGGTACCTGAGGATATATTTAATAAAAAGTAA
- the EKI1 gene encoding bifunctional choline kinase/ethanolamine kinase EKI1 (similar to Saccharomyces cerevisiae EKI1 (YDR147W) and CKI1 (YLR133W); ancestral locus Anc_8.328) — protein MKRLHVTIPLDAPDNLVSLLTDDCQNYEIVKLKGALTNVIYKLSIRDSSGTSTSYLVRIFGAKLESLVDRVEEFNNITRVPPVVGYVNVLYVFDNGRVEYFLEGFKSVSAKQMVQQNVYRVLAQKFKALHCLVSITDKEIAHHRDGMCWYKLGQWIEIIENINGGEWIDSRDHQNVTEILLCRDWATFKKTVLNYKNWLLEEDAESFQQMKFCHNDAQQGNILLDSKTKDDDIPNLNLIDYEYSGVNAIQFDLANFLTECMHDYEIDESYKCHGEQYPSKEKVLDFLYHYSTHLHHGDSKGEASIVKLYNSVLKWRAASQLFWSVWAILQSGQLEAASAKIEAHVPDKGSNRVTSSDDPNEEVFDYMGFCNEKLSYFWGDMIKFNLASKEDCIVSKVRYLDTEFI, from the coding sequence atGAAGAGATTGCATGTCACAATACCGCTAGATGCTCCAGATAATCTGGTATCACTCCTGACTGATGATTGTCAAAATTATGAAATTGTCAAGCTGAAAGGTGCATTGACTAATGTCATTTACAAGTTGTCGATCCGGGATTCTTCTGGGACTTCTACAAGCTACCTAGTTCGGATATTTGGAGCAAAATTGGAATCGCTTGTTGATAGAGTTGAAGAGTTTAATAACATAACGAGAGTACCTCCAGTGGTTGGATATGTAAATGTGCTTTACGTTTTTGACAACGGAAGAGTGGAATACTTCTTAGAAGGGTTCAAAAGTGTGTCTGCTAAGCAAATGGTGCAGCAAAATGTATACCGAGTTCTTGCTCAAAAATTTAAAGCGTTACACTGTTTGGTTTCGATTACAGATAAGGAAATTGCTCACCATCGTGACGGTATGTGTTGGTATAAATTGGGCCAATGGATTGAGATCATTGAGAATATAAATGGAGGAGAATGGATAGACAGTAGGGATCACCAGAACGTGACTGAGATTTTGCTATGTAGAGATTGGGCTACATTCAAAAAGACGGTACTAAATTATAAAAACTGGcttttggaagaagatgCCGAAAGTTTCCAGCAAATGAAATTTTGCCATAACGATGCTCAACAGGGGAATATCCTGTTGGATTCAAAAACGAAGGATGATGATATTCCAAATCTTAATCTGATCGATTACGAGTATTCCGGGGTCAACGCTATCCAGTTTGATCTTGCAAATTTTTTGACTGAATGCATGCATGACTATGAAATTGACGAATCTTATAAGTGCCATGGTGAACAGTATCCaagtaaagaaaaagttTTGGACTTTTTATACCACTACTCGACACACTTGCATCACGGTGATTCCAAGGGAGAAGCTTCTATTGTCAAACTGTACAACTCTGTTTTGAAATGGAGAGCTGCATCTCAGTTGTTCTGGTCGGTATGGGCCATACTACAGAGCGGTCAACTGGAGGCAGCATCAGCAAAAATTGAGGCGCACGTCCCAGATAAGGGAAGCAATAGAGTGACCTCCTCTGATGATCCCAACGAAGAGGTGTTTGATTACATGGGGTTCTGTAATGAAAAATTGTCTTACTTCTGGGGGGATATGATAAAATTCAACCTAGCTAGTAAGGAAGATTGCATTGTTTCAAAAGTTAGATATCTGGATACAGAGTTCATATAG
- the AIM36 gene encoding Aim36p (similar to Saccharomyces cerevisiae YMR157C; ancestral locus Anc_2.358) has product MQKLLSSHRLYYPASVAKMRSISMCQLRPVIAHTYKRSYSSPAKETVSSTKKSEEAPGFKKIFLAALLGTGVFILAVDSLDRNQPKTTYTAAEYETVMKGLKRRVTIFEPGQVDIELLCGLDAKQIAAIVNSKKKDQLKVIDPLTVVESFRTTKDGVYEALLNIERDKNGEKEYIYHLPTGMLISLLSKYIKDNCQVGDTIIIQAFPLSMQDAIKFENEVAVVGKVFISKTEKDSDICQYFETVHKTHIV; this is encoded by the coding sequence ATGCAGAAGCTGTTGTCTAGCCATAGGCTTTACTATCCTGCTTCCGTTGCAAAAATGAGATCAATCAGTATGTGTCAGCTGCGTCCGGTAATTGCGCACACCTATAAGAGATCGTACAGTTCTCCGGCAAAAGAGACTGTTTCCAGTACAAAGAAGAGTGAGGAGGCTCCCggcttcaaaaaaatatttctCGCGGCATTACTCGGGACTGGGGTCTTTATCCTTGCAGTAGATTCTCTCGACAGAAATCAACCAAAGACAACGTATACTGCCGCCGAATACGAAACTGTGATGAAAGGGTTGAAGCGTAGAGTTACAATTTTTGAGCCAGGACAGGTCGATATCGAACTGTTATGTGGATTGGATGCAAAGCAAATTGCGGCAATTGTAAActcgaaaaagaaagatcAGTTGAAAGTGATTGATCCGTTAACGGTAGTTGAGTCCTTTAGAACTACCAAGGATGGAGTATATGAGGCGTTGCTGAACATCGAACGGGATAAAAACGGTGAAAAAGAGTATATATACCACTTACCGACTGGAATGCTGATATCTCTATTATCCAAGTACATCAAAGATAATTGCCAGGTTGGTGATACAATTATTATTCAAGCTTTCCCTCTATCAATGCAGGACGCTATCAAATTCGAGAATGaagtagcagtagtagGGAAAGTTTTTATTTCAAAGACCGAAAAGGATTCTGATATTTgtcaatattttgaaactgtcCACAAGACCCATATAGTTTAA
- the KNAG0A05180 gene encoding uncharacterized protein (similar to Saccharomyces cerevisiae ZRT2 (YLR130C); ancestral locus Anc_8.325), translating to MDPITFLLFKRDDDSGPAPACADTNEYDGRSNLRILSIFIILISSAMGSFFPILSSKYSFIRLPDWCFFLAKFFGSGVIVATAFVHLLQPANEALTDECLTGTFQSYPWAFGICLMSLFLLFLMELVSHYLIAKTFGHAAHDHSDFGNFVRKDSKELIDESDSESLHKGSLRFEVNSNSAPEEDIEENPHTILGNSDKMASMPGKGHYDHAVFHQDPAQLGSPLEEPNKEKYANQIMAVLFLEFGILFHSVFIGLSLAVAGDEFKTLFIVLVFHQMFEGLGLGTRIAETKWPENRRLTPWMLALGFTLTTPVAIAIGLGVRHSFIPGSRKALVSNGVFDSISSGILIYTGLVELMAHEFLYSNQFNGADGFKKMILAYVIMCFGVGLMALLGKWA from the coding sequence ATGGATCCCATCACGTTTTTGCTTTTCAAAAGAGATGACGACAGCGGTCCAGCGCCTGCCTGTGCCGATACTAACGAGTACGATGGTCGTTCCAATTTGAGAATCCTTTCCATCTTTATAATTCTGATCTCATCGGCGATGGGTTCGTTCTTCCCCATTCTGTCGTCAAAATACTCTTTCATCCGCTTGCCAGACTGGTGCTTCTTTTTAGCCAAGTTTTTCGGTTCCGGTGTTATCGTTGCTACCGCGTTTGTGCATCTGCTACAGCCAGCAAATGAAGCATTGACTGACGAGTGTTTAACTGGTACTTTCCAGAGTTATCCATGGGCGTTTGGTATCTGTTTGAtgtctctgtttcttctaTTTTTGATGGAACTGGTCAGTCATTATCTGATTGCCAAAACGTTTGGTCATGCCGCCCACGATCATTCTGACTTTGGGAACTTTGTTAGAAAGGACTCCAAAGAATTGATTGATGAGTCTGATAGCGAAAGCTTGCACAAGGGAAGTCTCAGATTTGAAGTCAACTCAAATTCTGCCCCGGAAGAAGACATCGAAGAAAACCCTCACACTATTTTAGGCAACTCGGATAAAATGGCGTCTATGCCTGGGAAGGGCCACTACGACCACGCGGTATTCCATCAGGACCCAGCTCAACTAGGAAGTCCCCTTGAGGAGCCGAACAAAGAAAAGTACGCCAACCAAATTATGGCGGTACTATTCTTGGAATTCGGTATCTTGTTCCATTCTGTCTTCATCGGTCTGTCGTTGGCAGTCGCTGGTGACGAATTTAAAACACTTTTCATTGTTCTGGTCTTCCACCAAATGTTCGAAGGTTTGGGTCTGGGTACTAGAATTGCAGAAACTAAATGGCCAGAAAACAGAAGATTGACACCATGGATGTTAGCACTAGGTTTCACGCTTACAACTCCTGTGGCGATCGCCATTGGGTTGGGTGTCAGACACTCCTTCATTCCAGGTTCCAGAAAAGCTCTTGTGTCGAATGGTGTGTTCGACTCGATCTCATCAGGGATTTTGATTTACACAGGTCTCGTTGAATTAATGGCACATGAATTCTTGTACTCGAACCAGTTCAACGGTGCCGACGGattcaagaagatgatcCTTGCGTACGTTATTATGTGTTTCGGTGTTGGTTTGATGGCATTGTTGGGTAAATGGGCTTGA
- the KNAG0A05220 gene encoding uncharacterized protein (similar to Saccharomyces cerevisiae YMR155W; ancestral locus Anc_2.363) yields MVRSPPPSLLWKSFIGSNIVALGAGTPYLYSYYAPQLLSRCNIPIKQSSNIALSINIGSALLGAVAGMVVDISPKLSCLIGSVCTFFAYLILYICYRYMLSKVLLVSFALVLVGFGSVSGFYAAMKVCTANFPNRRGTAAAFPVSLYGLSGLLFSFLCSRLFKDKTAATFLFLLVACSSMIFGGVFTLNIWDFEFGNRKHLGQLSSVKSGEDENTVLGTVTTGLLLSPTKSDGSDRIEVTPSDLNVITDRQSPIGNSLTKNISRTFSIARLFSLSTYRSNTKLHYHAETPPSRKNYSTVREGRSTSFEQQSIELQSLDQEYQETERNEDYKYSSSVDKPVWDCIKSPIFIAYCIIVATLQGIGQTYIYSVGFILQAQINSMGYKLPPNFNATKLQASHVALISFASFLGRLSSGPISDMLVKRYNSQRLWNIFSASLLFAFGAMKVSEAPPIAQQNGAGFDLQELYFSSIFFGYAFGIMFGTFPSIVADTFGTSSFSTLWGIITTGGLPSVKLFSTILASDLTLNTAAGDTICKVGVECYAHTFRVIEGFALFAAFITSTLILMNYLKNKQERRQP; encoded by the coding sequence ATGGTGAGATCACCACCCCCATCACTCTTGTGGAAGAGCTTTATAGGAAGTAACATCGTCGCACTAGGAGCTGGTACTCCTTATTTGTACTCATATTACGCGCCTCAGCTACTATCTCGATGCAATATCCCGATCAAACAAAGCAGTAACATTGCATTGTCGATCAATATTGGGAGTGCGTTGTTAGGTGCAGTCGCCGGTATGGTTGTCGATATAAGCCCGAAGTTATCATGTCTGATCGGTTCTGTCTGTACATTCTTCGCATACTTAATACTGTACATCTGTTACAGGTATATGCTCTCTAAAGTTCTGTTGGTATCTTTCGCTCTTGTGTTGGTGGGGTTTGGATCTGTTTCCGGTTTCTACGCGGCCATGAAGGTTTGCACTGCGAACTTTCCAAACAGAAGAGGCACAGCAGCTGCATTCCCCGTGTCATTATACGGTCTCTCTGgcttgttgttttctttcctgTGTTCTAGGTTGTTTAAGGATAAGACAGCTGCCACGTTCTTATTTTTATTGGTTGCATGCTCGTCCATGATCTTTGGGGGGGTCTTTACCTTGAATATATGGGACTTCGAATTTGGGAACCGAAAGCACCTTGGACAATTAAGCTCCGTTAAATCTGGTGAAGACGAGAATACCGTTCTTGGGACAGTGACTACTGGCTTGTTGTTATCCCCAACCAAATCTGATGGAAGTGATCGAATCGAGGTGACCCCGTCTGATTTGAATGTCATTACAGATAGGCAATCGCCTATTGGCAACTCTTTAACAAAGAATATCTCAAGAACGTTTTCCATTGCGCGTTTGTTTTCCCTAAGTACGTACCGATCGAATACAAAATTGCATTATCATGCTGAGACgcctccttcaagaaaaaattattcCACCGTTAGAGAAGGGAGATCTACATCATTCGAGCAGCAGTCTATTGAACTGCAAAGCTTGGATCAGGAATATCaggaaacagaaagaaatgAAGATTACAAATATTCAAGCTCAGTGGATAAACCGGTGTGGGATTGTATCAAATCACCGATCTTTATAGCATATTGTATCATTGTTGCTACCTTGCAAGGAATCGGACAAACATATATTTACTCCGTTGGTTTTATTCTGCAAGCACAGATCAATTCTATGGGTTATAAATTACCGCCCAACTTCAACGCCACAAAACTACAAGCATCGCATGTTGCTCTGATTTCGTTTGCATCTTTTTTAGGTAGACTCTCATCAGGTCCAATATCCGATATGCTGGTTAAACGATATAACTCTCAACGTCTTTGGAATATTTTTAGTGCATCGCTCCTGTTTGCATTTGGTGCAATGAAAGTTTCCGAGGCACCACCAATCGCACAGCAAAATGGTGCAGGTTTTGATTTGCAAGAACTGTATTTttcctcaattttttttggataTGCCTTCGGGATCATGTTTGGTACTTTCCCTTCTATTGTAGCGGACACATTCGGAACATCGAGCTTCAGTACCTTGTGGGGCATCATAACAACCGGAGGTTTACCCTCAGTGAAGTTGTTTTCCACTATTTTGGCAAGCGACCTTACTTTaaacacagcagcaggTGATACTATATGCAAAGTTGGAGTTGAATGTTATGCTCATACGTTCCGCGTTATTGAAGGTTTTGCCTTGTTTGCTGCTTTCATTACATCCACACTTATATTAATGAACTATctgaaaaataaacaaGAGCGTCGACAACCATGA